One part of the Sorangiineae bacterium MSr11954 genome encodes these proteins:
- a CDS encoding DUF177 domain-containing protein: protein MSELDTAGKEYHFPVRVSWVRGVLEGNEAGPVGEDGKLDVRLSRSGTDVVVLGRLQFELVAPCARCLEPARIPIDEKLSFLMVPAARSKAPDAEEYEFSAEEADVVPFDGENVVLDEVVRDELVLQIPMIPLCSEDCPGMSAGSISGASSEVPQESLDPRLLPLLRFKNLKKE from the coding sequence GTGTCCGAGCTCGACACGGCGGGCAAGGAGTACCACTTCCCCGTGCGCGTCAGCTGGGTCCGCGGCGTGCTCGAGGGGAACGAGGCCGGCCCCGTGGGCGAAGACGGAAAGCTCGACGTGCGCCTCTCGCGAAGCGGCACCGACGTGGTGGTGCTGGGGCGCTTGCAGTTCGAGCTGGTCGCGCCCTGCGCGCGCTGCCTCGAGCCGGCGCGCATCCCCATCGACGAGAAGCTGAGCTTTCTCATGGTCCCCGCCGCCCGCTCCAAAGCGCCGGACGCGGAGGAATATGAATTTTCCGCCGAAGAAGCCGATGTCGTGCCCTTCGACGGAGAAAATGTCGTCCTGGACGAGGTCGTTCGGGATGAGCTCGTTTTGCAAATCCCGATGATCCCCTTGTGTTCGGAGGATTGCCCGGGTATGAGCGCCGGTAGCATTTCCGGCGCGAGCTCGGAGGTTCCCCAAGAATCGCTCGACCCGCGCCTTTTGCCTTTGCTGCGTTTCAAGAATCTCAAGAAGGAGTAG
- a CDS encoding CPBP family intramembrane metalloprotease yields MPRVSVPSHLLLVLVVLGVAIPAFFGWQIQHAGTFTFWLLVVVPTLILALLGAIRAQRHGELRDWIKPRWGDATVGVLSGVVLVAAAYAFTRMVSPTGGAREAWLARIYMQIGGLADLRPHTTWLAAGIIVASMAEELVWRGLVTTVIAEQWGSRRAWVVSAVLYAVAHLPAAWSLADPSAGPNLLLPAGALGAGLVWGALVRLKGGSLVSAIIAHAFFDWCVVVMFRLWGNGL; encoded by the coding sequence ATGCCTCGCGTTTCGGTCCCTTCGCATCTGCTCCTGGTCCTGGTGGTGCTCGGCGTTGCCATCCCGGCCTTTTTCGGTTGGCAAATTCAGCACGCCGGCACCTTCACGTTCTGGTTGCTCGTCGTCGTCCCCACGCTGATTTTGGCCCTGCTCGGCGCGATTCGCGCACAGCGTCACGGCGAGCTGCGCGATTGGATCAAGCCGCGCTGGGGGGATGCGACCGTAGGGGTCCTTAGCGGCGTCGTGCTGGTAGCGGCAGCGTACGCGTTTACGCGCATGGTTTCGCCCACCGGGGGCGCGCGCGAGGCGTGGCTGGCGCGCATTTACATGCAAATCGGCGGTTTGGCCGATTTGAGGCCCCACACCACATGGCTCGCGGCTGGGATCATCGTCGCGTCGATGGCCGAGGAGCTCGTCTGGCGCGGGCTGGTGACGACCGTGATCGCCGAACAGTGGGGCTCGCGCCGCGCGTGGGTCGTCTCCGCCGTGCTGTACGCGGTGGCCCATCTGCCCGCCGCGTGGTCGCTGGCCGATCCCTCGGCGGGGCCCAATTTGCTGCTACCGGCGGGGGCTTTGGGCGCGGGACTCGTGTGGGGCGCGCTGGTACGGTTGAAGGGGGGAAGTCTGGTGTCCGCGATCATTGCACATGCATTCTTCGACTGGTGCGTGGTGGTGATGTTCCGCTTGTGGGGGAACGGCCTCTGA
- a CDS encoding beta-ketoacyl synthase, producing the protein MASPHSSDRPSRRRIGVYGIGVVAPGGRNVAALEALLQRGATALGPSAKPELGYGLFAVGDPDFSFDDYAGWIAERHGDAYVTRMQAKMADNVQFAVGATIQALRCDPNLEALVREADEGCHVYVGSGVGELPESYRAAASLERATREWNHFWAQAEHCAARRQFETDGKHPDGPPPPVDPTTLPVDSEARLSALTAWDAYWSRYSQPLRAFLERFAAIERLDADDENQEKAHMSAMRKRLRAHRALVDEFGCPPPPWTAVSPNLIWNIQNGPAAQITMLLDVHGAAWAPVGACSTFGVALKCGRDAILRGEAKMAIVGTTDPRPDPALVAAFHQARVMPGIPDVNLPFTSLRGTHVSGGACVWIIGDADYCEARELRPIGGYVESIALSSDAEHIITPSQSGPKRAISRAYAEAGIEPLDVAVIDLHATGTPGDLNELALIDEYVTDRTRITARKGQLGHGMANSGGWELTELALSLSRGTAYPTGVTGPDLHPRVQRKSSIVMAETPLEGEIGVKLMLGIGGITACIVLRGARHSAT; encoded by the coding sequence ATGGCATCGCCTCACTCATCGGATCGTCCCTCTCGACGGCGCATTGGCGTCTATGGAATCGGAGTCGTCGCCCCTGGGGGACGCAATGTGGCCGCCCTCGAGGCACTTCTGCAGCGCGGGGCCACCGCGCTGGGGCCGAGCGCCAAACCCGAGCTCGGATATGGGCTCTTCGCCGTCGGGGACCCCGATTTTTCGTTCGACGACTACGCCGGGTGGATCGCGGAGCGTCATGGCGATGCTTATGTCACCCGCATGCAGGCCAAGATGGCGGACAACGTCCAGTTCGCCGTGGGGGCGACGATCCAAGCGCTCCGCTGCGATCCCAACCTGGAAGCGCTGGTGCGCGAGGCCGATGAAGGCTGCCATGTCTATGTCGGCTCGGGCGTGGGCGAGTTGCCCGAGAGCTACCGGGCCGCCGCCTCGCTCGAGCGCGCAACGCGCGAGTGGAATCACTTTTGGGCGCAGGCCGAGCACTGCGCAGCGCGTCGCCAATTCGAAACCGACGGCAAGCACCCCGACGGGCCGCCGCCCCCCGTCGATCCCACCACCTTGCCCGTCGACAGCGAGGCGCGCCTCTCGGCGCTCACGGCATGGGATGCGTACTGGTCGCGCTATTCGCAGCCGCTCCGCGCCTTTTTGGAGCGCTTCGCCGCCATCGAGCGGCTGGACGCCGACGACGAGAACCAAGAGAAGGCGCACATGAGCGCGATGCGCAAGCGCCTGCGCGCGCATCGGGCGCTGGTCGACGAGTTTGGCTGCCCGCCGCCCCCGTGGACCGCGGTGAGCCCCAACCTGATTTGGAATATCCAAAACGGGCCGGCGGCGCAGATCACCATGCTGCTCGATGTGCACGGCGCTGCGTGGGCCCCCGTCGGAGCCTGCTCGACCTTCGGCGTGGCGCTCAAGTGCGGCCGCGACGCCATCCTGCGCGGCGAGGCCAAAATGGCCATCGTGGGCACCACCGATCCGCGCCCCGATCCGGCGCTGGTGGCCGCGTTTCACCAAGCGCGGGTCATGCCGGGCATCCCCGACGTCAACCTCCCCTTTACGTCGTTGCGCGGCACGCACGTGTCGGGGGGAGCTTGCGTCTGGATCATCGGCGACGCCGACTACTGCGAGGCCCGCGAGCTGCGCCCCATCGGTGGCTATGTGGAGTCCATCGCTCTCTCCTCCGACGCGGAGCACATCATCACCCCGTCGCAGTCGGGCCCCAAGCGCGCCATCTCCCGCGCCTACGCCGAGGCGGGCATCGAGCCGCTCGACGTCGCCGTCATCGACCTCCACGCCACCGGCACCCCCGGTGACTTGAACGAGCTCGCGCTCATCGACGAATACGTCACCGACCGCACGCGCATCACCGCGCGCAAAGGGCAGCTCGGACATGGCATGGCCAACTCGGGCGGCTGGGAGCTGACCGAGCTCGCGCTCAGCCTCTCGCGCGGCACCGCCTACCCCACGGGGGTCACCGGCCCCGATTTGCATCCGCGCGTGCAGCGCAAGTCCTCCATCGTGATGGCCGAAACACCGTTGGAGGGCGAAATCGGCGTAAAGCTGATGCTCGGCATCGGCGGCATCACCGCCTGCATCGTCCTCCGCGGCGCCCGCCACAGCGCAACGTAG
- a CDS encoding MarR family transcriptional regulator, whose amino-acid sequence MKRSPQAATASTASTPDSRHEIDELLKMLIYLYTENRRVTKALAARASLTGPQLTVVKMLEHMGDLSLSELSDAIRAQNSTVTGIIDRMEREGIVERVRSTDDRRVVRIHLTEKGSKLAREIPIEPIGIFHSAMETLNPQEIRDAVRFAAKVTARFRAIIKRDFPNLGEEGKEEEP is encoded by the coding sequence ATGAAACGATCCCCGCAAGCCGCCACTGCCTCGACCGCCTCCACCCCCGACTCGCGCCACGAGATCGACGAGCTGCTCAAGATGCTCATCTATCTCTATACGGAGAACCGCCGGGTCACCAAGGCGCTGGCCGCGCGCGCGAGCCTCACGGGCCCGCAGCTGACGGTGGTCAAGATGCTCGAGCACATGGGCGATCTCTCCCTCTCGGAGCTGTCCGACGCCATCCGGGCGCAGAACAGCACGGTCACGGGCATCATCGACCGCATGGAGCGCGAGGGCATCGTCGAGCGCGTGCGCTCCACCGACGATCGCCGCGTGGTGCGGATTCACCTGACCGAAAAGGGCTCCAAGCTGGCTCGGGAGATCCCCATCGAGCCCATCGGCATTTTCCATAGCGCCATGGAGACCTTGAACCCCCAAGAGATCCGCGACGCGGTCCGGTTCGCGGCCAAGGTCACCGCTCGGTTTCGGGCCATCATCAAGCGCGATTTCCCCAACTTGGGGGAGGAAGGGAAGGAAGAGGAGCCATGA
- the rpmF gene encoding 50S ribosomal protein L32, which yields MAVPKRRTSRSKRNMRRANHDKVTAIQLIACPNCGEPSVPHRACSACGFYNGRQVTAVAKKPD from the coding sequence GTGGCCGTCCCCAAACGACGAACCAGCCGTTCCAAGCGCAACATGCGCCGCGCCAATCACGACAAAGTGACGGCCATCCAGCTCATTGCCTGCCCGAATTGCGGGGAGCCGAGCGTCCCCCACCGCGCCTGCTCGGCGTGTGGGTTCTACAATGGTCGCCAGGTAACCGCCGTCGCGAAAAAGCCGGACTGA
- a CDS encoding enoyl-CoA hydratase-related protein, whose amino-acid sequence MTTIRLAYPERRNAIGPQMVNELLYALEEAHADPNIHVIVLAGEGKAFCAGGDFAQMTSGTDDVQLAPKGDYADLLLAMARTQKPIVAKVHGPAMGGGLGLVAASTLVVASSDAELGTPEILVGLFPMMIMAVLARLVPRRRLLEMMLLGEKLSAEEAKAIGLVNHVVPPDALDGAIETLCHKLAAKSPIALRLGLRAFSAQDEQPLEEALPMLRERLAEILSTDDAREGLMAFLEKRAPKFTGR is encoded by the coding sequence GTGACGACGATTCGTCTGGCGTATCCCGAACGTCGCAATGCCATTGGGCCGCAGATGGTCAACGAGCTTCTTTACGCGTTGGAAGAAGCTCATGCGGATCCGAACATTCACGTCATCGTCCTTGCGGGCGAGGGAAAGGCCTTTTGCGCAGGAGGTGATTTTGCGCAAATGACCAGCGGGACGGACGATGTGCAACTTGCGCCAAAAGGCGACTATGCGGATTTGTTGCTTGCCATGGCCCGCACGCAAAAGCCCATTGTCGCCAAGGTGCACGGCCCCGCCATGGGCGGCGGGCTTGGGTTGGTGGCGGCTAGCACGTTGGTGGTGGCATCCAGCGATGCCGAGCTCGGAACACCGGAAATTTTGGTGGGGCTCTTCCCCATGATGATCATGGCGGTGCTCGCGCGCCTGGTGCCGCGCCGGCGGCTTTTGGAGATGATGCTCCTCGGCGAGAAGCTGAGCGCGGAGGAGGCAAAGGCCATCGGGCTGGTGAACCATGTGGTCCCGCCCGATGCGCTCGATGGCGCCATCGAGACCCTCTGCCACAAGCTGGCGGCCAAGAGCCCCATCGCGCTTCGCCTGGGGTTGCGCGCGTTCTCGGCGCAGGACGAGCAGCCGCTCGAGGAGGCGCTCCCCATGTTGCGGGAGCGCTTGGCGGAGATCCTCTCCACCGACGATGCGCGCGAAGGGTTGATGGCCTTTTTGGAGAAGCGCGCGCCGAAGTTTACGGGCCGCTGA
- a CDS encoding HTH domain-containing protein, giving the protein MTFTEAAAEVLRLAGKPLHYKEITELAIEKNLLSHVGKSPEVTMGARLAALLKKEDKTNPIVRVKPGVFALREWDGKSKKKKSEPAPEVEETDSGDEINALEVEAATTRESVPPPTPPALEEEQDEDDRPIVSGEDALRADLAAQGAELFDDEDDDDQPIFAPQNQSGLAGLAGVSGVAGGPPAQVGEPLTEGGRRRRRRRRRGRGGSGATDISSDGLSSPRLEGAGAAGAGHAGPSSSRFDPGPGTTPRFDPALAAAVNAAGAGTASEGEAGTDAPRDPLAPAPRPQVRDRHQIMAGGAPSGIEVPLGEGEELFGRDLADAALTVMASFDRNAGPVPVRAIVDAFMRRGRLSGDPSLAVIQVSASLRADNLRRTALGQRPRFRFAAGSRVAPTDWVLGSDLIRLEQEVNIAIDRYREATRRVLLRRVQELPGHAFNELALLALERAGMSQLRPVRRAGSPGGEAHFSAIHRTGSDEIRTAIVIRKDGRELGRERVSDLRGALHHYGPAAAGWLITTGQVLSGAREEAGAPNAPPVALYDGLAFCKLLEEGDVGVIRTRFSITIPDLELFETLRG; this is encoded by the coding sequence ATGACGTTCACTGAAGCCGCTGCAGAGGTCCTGCGACTCGCCGGCAAACCGCTTCATTACAAGGAAATCACCGAGCTCGCGATCGAGAAAAACCTCTTGTCGCACGTTGGTAAGAGCCCCGAGGTCACCATGGGTGCCCGGCTCGCGGCGCTGTTGAAGAAAGAGGACAAAACGAACCCCATCGTTCGCGTCAAGCCCGGCGTTTTTGCCCTCCGCGAGTGGGATGGCAAGAGCAAGAAGAAGAAGAGCGAGCCCGCCCCCGAAGTCGAAGAGACCGACTCGGGCGACGAGATCAACGCGCTCGAGGTCGAGGCTGCAACCACGCGTGAATCCGTCCCTCCGCCCACGCCTCCGGCGCTCGAGGAAGAGCAGGACGAAGACGACCGTCCCATCGTCTCGGGTGAAGATGCGCTTCGCGCCGATCTCGCAGCCCAGGGGGCCGAGCTTTTCGACGACGAGGACGACGACGATCAGCCGATTTTCGCCCCGCAGAACCAATCAGGTTTGGCAGGGTTGGCAGGCGTGTCCGGTGTGGCAGGTGGACCGCCCGCTCAAGTCGGTGAGCCCCTCACCGAGGGCGGCCGCCGTCGCCGTCGCCGCCGCCGCCGCGGTCGTGGGGGCAGTGGTGCAACGGACATCAGCAGCGATGGACTCTCCTCGCCGCGCCTCGAGGGCGCAGGCGCCGCGGGGGCCGGGCACGCGGGCCCCAGCTCGTCGCGCTTCGATCCCGGGCCGGGCACCACCCCGCGCTTCGATCCGGCGCTCGCCGCAGCCGTCAATGCGGCCGGCGCGGGCACCGCGAGCGAGGGCGAAGCCGGCACCGACGCGCCCCGCGATCCGCTGGCCCCCGCGCCGCGCCCGCAAGTGCGCGATCGGCACCAGATCATGGCCGGCGGCGCGCCGAGCGGCATCGAGGTCCCCCTCGGCGAGGGCGAAGAGCTCTTCGGCCGCGATCTCGCCGACGCCGCGCTCACCGTGATGGCCTCGTTCGATCGCAACGCGGGCCCCGTTCCCGTGCGCGCCATCGTCGATGCGTTCATGCGCCGCGGGCGGCTCTCGGGCGATCCGTCGCTGGCGGTCATCCAAGTCAGCGCCTCGCTCCGCGCCGACAACCTGCGCCGCACGGCGCTGGGCCAGCGTCCGCGCTTTCGCTTTGCCGCAGGCTCGCGCGTGGCCCCCACGGACTGGGTGCTCGGCTCCGATCTGATCCGCCTCGAGCAAGAGGTGAACATCGCGATCGACCGCTACCGCGAGGCCACCCGCCGCGTGCTGCTCCGCCGCGTTCAGGAGCTCCCCGGCCACGCCTTCAACGAGCTCGCGCTCTTGGCGCTCGAGCGCGCCGGCATGTCGCAGCTGCGCCCCGTGCGCCGCGCGGGCTCGCCGGGCGGCGAAGCGCACTTCAGCGCGATCCACCGCACCGGCAGCGACGAGATCCGCACCGCCATCGTGATCCGCAAGGACGGGCGCGAGCTCGGTCGCGAGCGGGTGAGCGATCTGCGCGGGGCGCTGCACCACTACGGGCCGGCCGCCGCCGGTTGGCTCATCACCACCGGGCAGGTGCTCTCGGGCGCACGCGAAGAAGCAGGCGCGCCCAACGCCCCGCCGGTCGCGCTGTACGACGGGCTTGCGTTCTGCAAGCTCCTCGAGGAGGGTGACGTGGGCGTCATCCGGACGCGCTTCTCCATCACCATCCCGGATCTCGAGCTGTTCGAAACCTTGCGCGGCTAA
- the fabD gene encoding ACP S-malonyltransferase, which translates to MAKETLLASAAARDVWARVDRALGEPLQELVMNGPEESLTLTANAQPAILATSAAVLAALRERFPDLPLPGLGAGHSLGEYSALLSAGALSVEDGVRLVRARGLAMQEAVPPGVGAMAAVMGLDADAVTAVCQQVEEEEQATSGEVVRPANFNSPGQIVIAGHAKAVARAVAVAGTRGGKAKVLNVSAPFHSPLMAPAARALEKQLAQVTIAPLAFPVVANVDARPNRDEGRVKELLVRQVDGAVRWEETIRFMHEQGITHALEIGPGKVLAGLSRRVVKDLKVLSVCDPKSFDEVPAFLSAAGTS; encoded by the coding sequence ATGGCCAAGGAGACCCTCCTTGCCTCGGCCGCCGCACGCGACGTCTGGGCCCGGGTCGATCGCGCCCTCGGCGAACCCCTCCAAGAGCTCGTGATGAACGGGCCCGAGGAGTCGCTCACCCTCACCGCGAACGCGCAACCCGCCATTTTGGCCACGAGCGCCGCGGTGCTCGCCGCCTTGCGCGAGCGCTTTCCCGATCTTCCGCTCCCCGGCCTCGGCGCCGGGCACTCGCTGGGTGAATACTCCGCGCTCCTCTCCGCAGGCGCGCTGAGCGTGGAAGACGGTGTGCGCTTGGTGCGCGCGCGCGGCTTGGCGATGCAGGAAGCGGTGCCCCCCGGGGTCGGCGCCATGGCCGCCGTCATGGGGCTCGATGCCGACGCCGTGACCGCGGTCTGCCAGCAGGTCGAAGAAGAGGAACAGGCCACCTCCGGGGAGGTGGTTCGCCCGGCCAACTTCAACTCCCCCGGGCAGATCGTCATCGCTGGACATGCCAAGGCGGTGGCGCGTGCCGTGGCGGTCGCGGGCACCCGCGGAGGAAAGGCCAAAGTGCTCAACGTGAGCGCACCTTTTCACTCCCCGTTGATGGCACCGGCCGCCCGGGCGCTGGAAAAGCAGCTCGCGCAGGTCACCATCGCCCCCCTCGCCTTCCCCGTGGTCGCGAACGTCGATGCCCGGCCGAATCGGGACGAAGGGCGCGTCAAAGAGCTCCTCGTGCGTCAGGTCGACGGCGCGGTGCGCTGGGAGGAGACCATTCGTTTCATGCACGAGCAGGGGATCACGCATGCCCTGGAGATCGGGCCAGGCAAGGTCCTGGCAGGGTTGAGTCGCCGCGTGGTCAAAGATCTCAAGGTGTTGAGCGTCTGCGATCCCAAGTCGTTCGACGAAGTCCCGGCATTTCTTTCGGCCGCCGGAACCTCCTGA
- a CDS encoding serine/threonine protein kinase: MMGGAVVPENPVRLLGRYALHGEIAVGGMATVHFGRLHGAIGFSRTVAIKRLHAQFARDPEFVSMFLDEARLAARIRHPNVVPTLDVVATDGELFVVMEYVHGESLARLIRQEVRAGRLIPPPIAASILSGSLQGLHAAHEARNERGAPLSIVHRDVSPQNILVGSDGVARVLDFGVAKAAGRIHTTQQGQIKGKLPYMAPEQLSPDGTVTRVIDVYAASVCLWEALTGKRLFSGENEAMILAQLLSMAVEPPSRFAPDISLALDQVVMRGLSRQPDKRFATAREMAVALERAVSRTASSAEVADWMESVAGAPLAARYRTVAAIELQTDAPSSEQLLHEISSMRKAPRTTGAVSASSLGGPASASPDHRMLGLDGSGPSQSAPLSPPSFASPKTGASRRFAKPALMALLVIACVLLGSLIAAFTGPGRGGTKPPPAPTATAPPTTREPPVRTIEPVPSATTRPEASSSSTATAPTASTKPPPPPRPTAAPAPRKNCDPPYSVDSSGRKKFKPECL; this comes from the coding sequence ATGATGGGCGGCGCGGTGGTGCCCGAAAATCCCGTACGACTGCTCGGCCGTTATGCGTTGCACGGTGAAATCGCCGTCGGGGGGATGGCCACCGTTCATTTTGGCCGCCTTCACGGCGCCATTGGGTTCTCGCGCACGGTGGCCATCAAGCGGCTGCACGCGCAGTTTGCGCGCGATCCGGAGTTCGTCTCCATGTTCCTCGACGAGGCGAGGCTGGCGGCGCGCATCCGTCACCCCAACGTGGTGCCGACCCTCGACGTGGTGGCCACGGACGGCGAGCTTTTCGTGGTCATGGAGTATGTCCACGGCGAGTCGCTCGCGCGGCTCATTCGCCAAGAGGTGCGGGCGGGCCGGCTGATCCCACCGCCCATCGCGGCCAGCATTCTATCGGGCTCCTTGCAGGGTCTGCACGCCGCCCACGAGGCGCGCAACGAGCGCGGGGCGCCGCTCTCCATCGTGCACCGCGACGTGTCGCCGCAGAACATCCTGGTGGGCTCCGACGGGGTCGCGCGCGTCCTCGACTTCGGCGTCGCCAAGGCCGCCGGGCGGATCCACACCACGCAGCAAGGCCAGATCAAAGGGAAGCTCCCCTACATGGCCCCGGAGCAGCTCTCGCCCGACGGCACCGTCACGCGCGTCATCGACGTGTATGCGGCCTCGGTCTGCCTCTGGGAGGCGCTGACCGGAAAGCGGCTCTTCAGCGGCGAGAACGAAGCGATGATCCTCGCGCAGCTCCTGAGCATGGCGGTCGAGCCACCGAGCCGCTTTGCACCCGACATCTCCCTCGCGCTCGACCAGGTGGTGATGCGCGGCCTCTCACGGCAGCCGGACAAGCGCTTCGCGACCGCGCGGGAGATGGCCGTGGCGTTGGAGCGCGCGGTCTCCCGCACCGCGAGCTCCGCCGAGGTGGCCGACTGGATGGAGAGCGTCGCCGGAGCACCCCTGGCCGCCCGGTACCGCACGGTGGCCGCCATCGAGCTGCAGACCGACGCGCCGAGCTCCGAGCAGCTGCTCCACGAGATTTCGTCGATGCGCAAAGCGCCTCGGACGACCGGCGCGGTCAGCGCGTCCTCCCTCGGCGGCCCGGCGAGCGCTTCGCCCGATCACCGGATGCTCGGCCTCGACGGCTCGGGGCCATCGCAAAGCGCTCCGCTCTCTCCGCCCTCGTTCGCAAGCCCAAAGACCGGCGCCTCGAGGCGCTTCGCAAAGCCCGCGCTCATGGCGCTGCTCGTCATCGCCTGCGTGCTCCTGGGATCGCTCATCGCCGCCTTCACGGGCCCCGGGCGCGGTGGGACGAAGCCGCCCCCGGCCCCCACGGCAACGGCGCCCCCGACCACGCGCGAACCGCCGGTTCGCACGATCGAGCCGGTTCCTTCCGCGACGACCAGGCCCGAAGCGTCATCGAGTTCGACCGCCACCGCGCCCACGGCCAGCACGAAACCGCCGCCGCCACCGCGCCCCACCGCCGCGCCCGCACCCCGCAAGAACTGCGATCCCCCTTATTCCGTCGACTCCAGCGGAAGAAAGAAGTTCAAGCCCGAATGCCTGTAA
- a CDS encoding 3-keto-5-aminohexanoate cleavage protein encodes MSTRAESRAPHAAHPPDAGRRPERDPDLCVITCAVTGVLANRNQCPAIPYTPVEIAEECKRAYDAGASVVHIHARSDDGSPTFSPATFARIKDEVRTRCPILLNFSTGTIFDDVTEQCAYIRESRPEIAALNMGTMNYSKYSEKRKEFAFDMVFPNTYEKIIKLLSAMNESGVKPELECFDTGHTQGIWPLLDMGVLRPPLQFSFIVNVLGGIPPLVESLQLQTKIMPPGSEWEVIGISRCQWKMLATALVLGGNVRAGLEDNLYLPNGAMARSNGELVEVAARMVRDVGRKVATVDEARTILGLAGRA; translated from the coding sequence ATGAGCACCCGCGCAGAGAGTCGGGCCCCGCACGCAGCGCACCCCCCGGACGCGGGCCGCCGCCCGGAACGCGATCCCGATCTCTGCGTCATCACGTGCGCCGTGACCGGTGTTCTGGCCAACCGCAACCAGTGTCCCGCCATCCCTTACACCCCGGTGGAGATCGCCGAGGAGTGCAAGCGCGCGTACGATGCCGGCGCCTCCGTGGTGCACATCCATGCGCGGAGCGACGATGGCTCCCCCACCTTCAGCCCCGCGACCTTCGCGCGCATCAAAGACGAAGTTCGAACGCGCTGCCCGATCCTCCTCAATTTTTCGACGGGCACCATCTTCGACGACGTCACCGAACAATGCGCATACATCCGGGAGAGCCGGCCCGAGATTGCCGCATTGAACATGGGGACGATGAATTATTCGAAGTATTCGGAGAAGCGGAAAGAGTTCGCGTTCGACATGGTCTTTCCGAATACGTATGAAAAGATCATCAAGCTCCTCTCGGCCATGAACGAGAGCGGCGTCAAACCGGAGCTCGAGTGCTTCGATACCGGGCATACGCAGGGTATTTGGCCGCTCCTCGATATGGGTGTTCTGCGCCCGCCGCTCCAATTTTCATTTATCGTCAATGTGCTGGGGGGCATCCCGCCACTGGTGGAGAGCCTGCAGCTTCAAACGAAGATCATGCCGCCCGGGAGCGAGTGGGAGGTCATCGGTATCAGCCGCTGTCAATGGAAGATGCTCGCCACTGCCCTGGTCCTCGGCGGCAATGTCCGCGCGGGCCTGGAGGACAATTTGTATCTCCCCAATGGCGCGATGGCCCGCTCCAACGGTGAGCTCGTCGAGGTCGCCGCCCGCATGGTCCGCGACGTCGGCCGCAAGGTCGCCACCGTGGACGAGGCGCGCACCATTTTGGGCCTCGCGGGACGCGCCTAG